From the Hevea brasiliensis isolate MT/VB/25A 57/8 chromosome 15, ASM3005281v1, whole genome shotgun sequence genome, one window contains:
- the LOC110671244 gene encoding metal tolerance protein 4-like has product MMESESNSNPKAPLLIGNERKRSGRLSRTLRDDFFSTLLDKVRSGVDIESPFYIDVSKTKGLTKDEKKYYERQFATLESFEEVDSLESDDTVHEEDDDEQLQAERAMRISNYANIPLLAFKVQSQRSFFKRIIFCETELSY; this is encoded by the exons ATGATGGAGAGTGAGTCGAATTCAAATCCTAAAGCGCCCTTATTGATCGGAAATGAGAGAAAGCGAAGTGGGagactgagtcgaacgctcagagACGATTTTTTCTCCACATTGCTTGACAAGGTTCGATCTGGCGTGGATATCGAGTCTCCCTTTTACATTGACGTTTCTAAAACCAAAGGATTGACTAAAG ATGAGAAGAAATACTACGAAAGACAATTTGCTACATTAGAATCGTTTGAGGAAGTTGATTCTTTGGAATCGGATGACACAGTCCATGAAGAGGACGATGACGAACAGCTGCAAGCTGAAAGGGCCATGAGAATCTCTAATTATGCAAATATTCCACTCTTGGCATTTAAGGTACAATCTCAAAGGAGCTTCTTTAAAAGAATTATTTTTTGTGAAACAGAGCTTAGTTATTaa
- the LOC110671243 gene encoding metal tolerance protein 4, producing the protein MMDSESSSNPKAPLLSGNERKRSGRLSRGNSVRTLRDHFFSRLPDKVRSGVDVDSPSRIDVSKTKGLTKDEKKYYERQFATLESFEEVDSLESGDTIHEEDDDEQLQAERAMRISNYANILLLAFKIYATIKSGSIAIAASTLDSLLDLMAGGILWFTHLYMKNINIYKYPIGKLRVQPVGIIIFAAVMATLGFQILLEAVEQLIKDKAPDKLSSDQLVWMYTIMLTATVVKLALWIYCRSSGNKIVRAYAKDHYFDVITNVVGLAAAVLGDKFYWWIDPAGAILLAIYTITVWSGTVMENAVSLVGQSASPEVLQKLTYLVIRHPQVKRIDTVRAYTFGVLYFVEVDIELPEDLPLKEAHTIGETLQNKIEKLPEVERAFVHLDFECEHKPEHSVLSRLPNSSP; encoded by the exons ATGATGGACAGTGAGTCGAGTTCAAATCCTAAAGCGCCATTATTGAGCGGAAATGAGAGAAAGCGAAGTGGGAGACTGAGTCGAGGCAACTCGGTACGCACACTCAGAGACCATTTTTTCTCCAGATTGCCTGACAAGGTTCGATCTGGAGTGGATGTCGATTCTCCCTCTCGCATTGACGTTTCTAAAACCAAAGGATTGACTAAAG ATGAGAAGAAATACTACGAAAGACAATTTGCTACATTAGAATCGTTTGAGGAAGTTGATTCTTTGGAATCGGGTGACACAATCCATGAAGAGGACGATGACGAACAGCTGCAAGCCGAAAGGGCCATGAGAATCTCTAATTATGCAAATATTCTACTCCTGGCATTTAAG ATCTATGCTACAATAAAGAGTGGATCAATAGCCATTGCTGCATCAACCTTAGATTCTTTACTAGATCTCATGGCGGGTGGCATACTCTGGTTCACTCACCTGTATATGAAAAACATAAATATCTATAAATATCCTATTGGAAAATTGAGGGTGCAGCCTGTGGGCATAATCATCTTTGCTGCTGTCATGGCTACACTTG GGTTTCAAATATTGCTCGAGGCTGTTGAACAACTAATTAAAGATAAGGCTCCTGATAAGTTGTCCTCAGATCAATTGGTGTGGATGTACACAATAATGCTTACGGCCACAGTGGTGAAGCTGGCACTCTGGATTTACTGTAGAAGTTCAGGAAACAAGATTGTTCGTGCCTATGCAAAG GATCACTACTTTGATGTGATAACAAATGTAGTAGGATTAGCTGCAGCTGTTCTTGGTGATAAGTTCTACTGGTGGATAGACCCTGCTGGCGCTATTTTACTTGCCATTTACACGATTACAGTTTGGTCTGGAACTGTTATGGAAAATGCAG TTTCCCTTGTTGGACAATCAGCCTCTCCTGAAGTCCTGCAAAAGTTGACGTATCTTGTCATAAGACATCCTCAAGTTAAGCGCATTGACACTGTCCGTGCTTACACCTTCGGTGTTCTTTACTTTGTAGAG GTTGATATTGAACTACCGGAAGATTTGcctctaaaagaagcacacaccatCGGAGAAACTCTGCAGAACAAAATTGAGAAACTTCCAGAAGTTGAGCGGGCATTTGTTCATCTGGACTTTGAGTGTGAACACAAACCAGAGCACTCTGTTCTCAGCAGGTTACCCAACAGTTCgccataa